The window tcccgtaataaaggggacacgatctctgctccgacaagacgtgccaaggaaaccgcctcgctaTACACGCTGAGATTGGTTATGAAAAACGATTCAAATAAATGACCTGATTGTGGTGTGATGTCACACTACGAAAtacgtcagcagattagatttgtggaaatattattctctctacggtggtatgtgaaacttgttttgcagagccggacacgatcctcgtgttcaaaatcttctatgaagtattcggaggaggaacccgccttgcaatgccgaagacaatctgcgcgccagactcatcgtcattgaagcctggttcaggggctactgagggagtcctggattagggggtatccGAACAGCCGGACTAtttcctttggccggactgttggactataaagatacaagattgaagacttcgtcccgtgtccggatgagactctccttggcatggaaggcaagcttgacaatacggatatgtagatctccttccttgtaaccgactctgtgtaaccctagccccctccgatgtctatataaactgaagggtttagtccgtaggaccaagaacaacaatcataccatagtctagcttctagggtttagcctctacgatctcgtggtagatcaactcttgtaatactcatatcatcaagatcaatcaagcaggaagtagggtattacctccatcgagagggcccgaacctgggtaaacatcatgtcccctgcctcctgttaccatccgccttagacgcacagttcgggaccccctacccgagatccgccggttttgacaccgacactcacCATTAGAAAACCGAACTTTCAAGCTTCCTAACATCCAGCAAAAGAATTAATCATGCAATCAAGATATGTAGGTAAACAAAAGAAAGAAAGCTTTTCACTACAAATCTCATCTAACTTTGTCATATTCTCTACTCACCCTCATGTAGTCATGTTTATAGCATCAAAATTTGAGAACTATACCTTGGGTATAAAAAGGGCAGAATATAGTTCATGCATTATTGCATCAGCTTTAAGGTCTGTCAATCAAACAAATCCCAAGCGTGCGAATTGAACAAACTACTGACAAAAAACTGTAAGAACAAAGTAACATAAAAACACTTTGATTAAAAAATGTAGACCTACTGTAATCGGCACTCAAACGGTGCAAATATAAAATGATGCCAGCCACTGATTATTCATGAACCCAACCCATACAGATGACTAAAGTGTAGAAAACTGAGTGTCCAAACATGCTGAATTATTTGTTTGACCAACAACTCCCCTATTTCAGTTTATTTTGAGGCCATGCTAGGTTCAGAATAATAGCAATGCTAGACAAGACGATGCTGAATTATTTGTTTGACCAACAACTCCCCTATTTCAGTTTATTTTGAGGCCATACTAGGTTCATAATAATAGCAATGCTAGACAAGACGATAATGAGCTTCTGACCATGTTGTCGAGCAGCAAGTAGTCGGAGAaggcgtggtggccgcactcgtGGGCGATCACCCAGATGCCGTTCATGACGCAGCCCTGCACGACCCAGTAGAGCGGACAAGCGCCCAGCTGTTGCATGCTCGGGAGTGCTGGGATCCAGACCAACACGGCGTACAGGAGGGACGCGATGATGACAAGGTCATAGACCACATAGTAGAAGGACCTGATCACCGAGCACTGGAAGCAGTGAGGCGGGATTGCCTTCTTGATCTGGGCCAGCGTGAATGCCGGCTTGTCCGTCGGCGCACGCTGGAAGATCTCACCGGCGCTAGCGCGGCCGAGCAGCTCCTGCTTCTCCCGCTCCTTCTCCATCATTCTGCCGCCGGCAGCCATGATGTCGCTGACAACAACAAAAAGCACTGGTGATCAGACAGTGTGGATGAAGGTATATATATAGTATATCATTCAAGAACGAATATATATTCTGCGTTGTGTGTGTATCTGTTTATCAAATGAGGCTGAGCTAAACTTCAGTTCAAGTTCAGTCAAGTTTTAGACCCAATAAAAAAACGATAGGTTGGACTGGACCGGCTTTCATTCATGACAACACATGTCATTCAGTAAGCTGTACTTGGATAGTTAACTGATTGCCAAGCTAAGTAAAAAAGAACTGAAACTGTAACTGATTGCCAAGCTAAGTAAAAAAGATCTGAAACTGTAATTCAAGACTTTTGATTTGAAATTCAACCAAAAATACAACTGATTCAACGCTGTAGGTCATATGTGTCACCAATGTAAAGAAGAGCTTGCAATCCGAGCCAATATAAAAGACATGCGTCATCCATaatgttgcaaaacaaaattcCTGAATTGGCTAGAAAATTCAGACTAAAAAGATCAACAAGTACAGAGAAAGGACTGATTTTGACAAGAAAAACTACTACTACAAGCTGCAAGAAAAACTACTACTACAATTTAATAATTGCACTGTAAAAAGAGCTTATGTTTCACGGTAAAAACTACTACTACAAGCTGCAAGAAAAACTACTACTACAATTTAATAATTGCACTGTAAAAAGAGCTTATGTTTCACAGTAAAAACTACTGCTACAATATGTAGATCTTTAGCAACTCTTCCACCTCACATTTTATGCTTCCACAAATACCAAGGAAGCCATTTGATGCACCCATCTGCAGAAGCCCTGTAGCGTCCGCTTCATTTGGTACAAGGAGATATCTCTCTTAAAAGATCTTAATGACAACCTTCACAAATTTCTTCAAAACTTTTATGACCATACTCTCTGCAACTGCAATCTACGCTTATCAAATTTCTTGAGCATTTAAATTTAAAGTAGCAAAAAAGCAAAACACACCCTAAATCATCACGCATAAACTGGTTTGAATTATGGATGTGTCAAATAAGAGGTTTAGCTAAACACATTACTACAACACAGTAGTTCTAAAATTATTACACATGGAGTAAGCATGCTAACCTCTCCATCCTACATTCCAGGTATTTCTTCAAGAACATCCGACATTCAGGCTGAGCTCCTATTAATTTCAGGCAGGCAAGATAGTACTTCTTCTCCTGTTTGAACCTGCAAAAATGATTGTATGCATCCTAAGTGTATACAACATGATCTCTGACCACAATTTTATTCAAAGCATATGAAAAAAATACTAATTGGGCTAAGTGCTACAATCATCTTCCGAACCTAATCAAGGGAAACACATGGAGCAAAAATCTCCAAATAACACACGGCCAAAGAGAAGCTATTTTTATGCAGTGTTGTACAagttcagagagagag is drawn from Aegilops tauschii subsp. strangulata cultivar AL8/78 chromosome 1, Aet v6.0, whole genome shotgun sequence and contains these coding sequences:
- the LOC109767804 gene encoding fatty acid desaturase DES2 isoform X2, which codes for MFLKKYLECRMESDIMAAGGRMMEKEREKQELLGRASAGEIFQRAPTDKPAFTLAQIKKAIPPHCFQCSVIRSFYYVVYDLVIIASLLYAVLVWIPALPSMQQLGACPLYWVVQGCVMNGIWVIAHECGHHAFSDYLLLDNMEA
- the LOC109767804 gene encoding fatty acid desaturase DES2 isoform X3, with product MAAGGRMMEKEREKQELLGRASAGEIFQRAPTDKPAFTLAQIKKAIPPHCFQCSVIRSFYYVVYDLVIIASLLYAVLVWIPALPSMQQLGACPLYWVVQGCVMNGIWVIAHECGHHAFSDYLLLDNMEA
- the LOC109767804 gene encoding fatty acid desaturase DES2 isoform X1; its protein translation is MFLKKYLECRMESDIMAAGGRMMEKEREKQELLGRASAGEIFQRAPTDKPAFTLAQIKKAIPPHCFQCSVIRSFYYVVYDLVIIASLLYAVLVWIPALPSMQQLGACPLYWVVQGCVMNGIWVIAHECGHHAFSDYLLLDNMARRN